A single genomic interval of Phaeodactylum tricornutum CCAP 1055/1 chromosome 5, whole genome shotgun sequence harbors:
- a CDS encoding predicted protein: MLSTKSLLLSFALVGVTSAFVAPKAPTFGTTRFPVSSTSLDAYKKVFVAGGTRGVGRCIVDQLLGQGSEVVALVRSEDALKELNAIEGVTAIRGDAFEQKAVENAMDGCDAAITTLGGATSDGGKRVDYDGNSNVIESAGILGVTRVILVTSVGCGSSKEAAPPNVFEALKEVLTAKEKAENVLIKYYTNMNWTIIRPGGLKSEPATGKAILTEDTRAIGTIHREDVAALAIKALNSSNTERKVLTAIDPSIDSAVSDGKQVEAFAV; the protein is encoded by the coding sequence ATGCTGAGTACAAAAAGCCTTCTACTTTCTTTCGCGCTTGTAGGCGTTACCAGCGCGTTTGTCGCTCCCAAAGCACCAACCTTTGGGACAACGCGATTCCCGGTGAGCAGCACTTCGTTGGACGCCTACAAGAAGGTTTTTGTCGCCGGAGGAACACGCGGTGTCGGACGCTGTATTGTTGATCAACTTTTGGGACAAGGAAGCGAAGTAGTCGCCTTGGTCCGCAGCGAAGACGCGCTGAAAGAGCTCAACGCGATCGAAGGTGTTACTGCAATTCGGGGAGACGCCTTTGAGCAAAAGGCGGTGGAGAATGCAATGGATGGATGCGACGCCGCTATTACGACTCTCGGAGGTGCCACCAGCGACGGAGGCAAGCGCGTTGATTACGACGGAAACTCCAATGTCATCGAAAGTGCTGGAATTTTGGGAGTAACTCGAGTGATTCTCGTTACTAGCGTAGGTTGCGGAAGTAGTAAGGAAGCGGCTCCACCAAACGTCTTTGAGGCTTTAAAAGAAGTTCTGACTGCTAAAGAAAAGGCTGAGAATGTCTTGATCAAATACTACACCAACATGAATTGGACGATCATTCGTCCGGGAGGTTTGAAGAGCGAGCCGGCGACCGGCAAGGCTATTTTAACCGAAGATACAAGAGCGATTGGAACGATTCATCGCGAGGATGTCGCTGCTTTGGCCATCAAGGCGCTCAACTCGTCCAACACGGAGCGAAAAGTTCTGACTGCCATCGACCCCAGTATTGATAGTGCCGTCTCGGATGGAAAACAAGTTGAAGCGTTTGCGGTGTAG
- a CDS encoding predicted protein codes for NPLGQGTFGAVYLGVNRTTGQKVAVKKISKRFTDNVSFQREMDALLHIREAGGHPNICGLRENYDEGNYYYLVLDLVSGGEMFDHLCAQGAYSEADAARLIREVSSSLAFLHGIGVIHGDMKPENLMLSSENCSDAVIKVVDFGCAHVFAEESPFKSAAPQQMGTANTPAYSPPEVLDKKSKMQRLEASFDMWALGVILYIMLTGVHPFDLYGNATDAEIEHQILAGKKPPLDKSPLTAHLSKDAIDLINKLLQWDPKKRFTAHDLLENPWVRGE; via the coding sequence AATCCTCTGGGTCAGGGCACATTTGGTGCCGTTTACCTCGGAGTCAATCGAACAACTGGTCAGAAGGTTGCAGTCAAAAAGATTTCCAAGCGATTCACTGATAATGTGAGCTTCCAACGCGAAATGGACGCGCTTTTGCACATCCGTGAAGCCGGCGGGCATCCAAATATTTGTGGATTGCGAGAAAACTACGATGAAGGCAACTATTACTACCtggttttggatttggtcAGTGGAGGGGAAATGTTTGATCATCTTTGCGCTCAGGGTGCCTACTCCGAGGCCGATGCCGCTCGACTTATTAGGGAAGTTTCGTCTTCACTAGCCTTCCTACATGGCATAGGTGTCATACATGGAGACATGAAGCCCGAAAATCTAATGTTAAGTTCGGAAAATTGTTCGGACGCGGTAATCAAAGTTGTAGACTTTGGCTGCGCTCACGTATTTGCTGAGGAGAGCCCCTTTAAGTCCGCGGCGCCACAACAGATGGGCACGGCAAATACTCCCGCTTACTCCCCTCCAGAGGTTCTAGACAAGAAAAGTAAAATGCAACGATTGGAAGCTAGTTTCGATATGTGGGCGCTTGGGGTAATATTATATATTATGCTGACAGGCGTGCATCCCTTCGATTTGTATGGAAATGCCACCGATGCCGAAATTGAACACCAAATATTGGCAGGCAAGAAACCTCCTCTGGACAAATCACCCTTGACAGCACACTTGTCTAAGGACGCTATTGATTTAATCAATAAATTACTGCAATGGGATCCGAAGAAGCGATTTACTGCGCACGATTTACTGGAAAATCCTTGGGTGCGAGGAGAG
- the MCM5 gene encoding predicted protein (protein containing a MCM domain and belonging to a family of six proteins. They are required for the initiation of eukariotic DNA replication and interact directly with autonomously replicating sequences (ARS). Highly closed to the protein of Thalassiosira thaps1 121353.) — translation LQVDLAHIGEYDASMLGYLLNQPAHILPALENAASDALKSLLYERKYPATLLAGVRIQILLQGSLQPTPLRSIQSQHMNRLLKCPGIVISTSPVKNRATTLKVRCSRCLDSQTVYATEGPFGSLTLPTTCRGPSPHECGRFPYSVVPDESIFVDQQTLKLQEAPERVPTGEMPRSVLLAVERSNVDQAAPGTRVSVLCVPTLFTSGKDGTHKSVYLRVLGMTKDNDAHGEAVTYTPAEEEAFRTLSRRPDVYEILQRSIAPNISGSYTVDIKKALCCQLLGGSRKKLPDGVRLRGDINVLLLGDPSMAKSQFLKFISKVAPVGIYTSGKGSSAAGLTASVVRDAKGEFYLEGGAMVLADGGIVCIDEFDKMRPADRVAIHEAMEQQTISVAKAGITTVLNSRSSVLAAANPVFGRYDDFKSASENIDLMTTILSRFDVIFLVRDIREEERDRLICQHVMGIHIGASNRSDGGLGHLDVPAMKKYIQYCKARCSPRLSEEAGEVLTSSYVKIRDDVRRRAIASSGRSDGRDGDTQSAIPITVRQLEALVRLSESLAKMRLDPQVRSEDVTEALRLFKVSTMAANAVDQNLGETSYASVSAPNREEMERTEAFLRSRLNVGSMVNKQRLVEEGSGQGFNAILIARALSIMASRGEVLERNQGRLLKRVK, via the exons CTGCAGGTAGATCTGGCGCACATTGGAGAGTACGATGCTTCCATGTTGGGATACCTCCTTAATCAGCCCGCCCACATTCTCCCGGCATTGGAAAACGCCGCGTCGGATGCACTCAAGTCGCTTCTCTACGAGCGCAAATATCCTGCCA CTCTGCTCGCTGGTGTGCGTATACAGATTCTGCTCCAGGGAAGCTTGCAACCGACACCCTTGCGATCCATTCAATCCCAGCACATGAATCGCTTACTCAAGTGTCCCGGAATTGTCATATCAACGTCTCCCGTCAAGAACCGTGCCACGACGTTGAAAGTGCGCTGTTCCCGTTGTCTCGATTCCCAAACGGTGTACGCTACCGAAGGGCCCTTCGGATCGCTGACTTTGCCCACCACGTGTCGAGGGCCCAGTCCGCACGAATGCGGTCGCTTTCCCTACTCGGTCGTTCCGGACGAATCCATCTTTGTCGATCAGCAAACACTCAAACTACAAGAAGCCCCGGAACGGGTGCCGACTGGGGAAATGCCGCGCTCGGTATTGCTGGCCGTCGAACGCTCCAACGTCGATCAGGCAGCACCCGGAACAAGAGTATCGGTGCTTTGCGTACCGACTCTATTCACCTCGGGGAAAGACGGAACCCACAAGTCCGTCTACTTGCGTGTCCTAGGGATGACCAAGGATAACGATGCGCACGGAGAAGCCGTCACCTACACACcagccgaagaagaggcaTTTCGGACCTTGTCGCGTCGGCCCGACGTATACGAAATTCTGCAGCGTTCCATTGCACCAAACATTTCTGGTTCTTACACGGTCGATATCAAGAAAGCGCTCTGCTGTCAGCTTCTGGGTGGATCGCGAAAGAAATTGCCCGACGGGGTGCGCCTGCGCGGTGACATTAACGTCCTCCTCTTGGGCGATCCCTCGATGGCGAAATCGCAGTTTCTCAAATTTATTTCCAAGGTAGCACCGGTGGGTATCTATACCTCTGGAAAAGGCTCTTCGGCCGCCGGGTTGACTGCTTCCGTGGTACGAGACGCCAAGGGGGAGTTTTATCTCGAAGGTGGTGCCATGGTCCTGGCCGACGGTGGTATCGTTTGCATTGACGAATTCGACAAGATGCGTCCAGCAGATCGTGTTGCTATCCACGAAGCCATGGAACAACAAACAATTTCCGTAGCCAAGGCAGGTATTACGACGGTTTTAAATTCACGCTCCTCCGTACTAGCTGCGGCCAATCCTGTCTTTGGTCGGTACGATGATTTCAAGTCAGCCTCCGAAAACATAGACCTCATGACAACCATTTTGAGTCGTTTTGATGTCATATTTCTGGTACGAGAtattcgtgaagaggaacGTGATCGACTGATTTGCCAGCACGTAATGGGGATCCATATAGGCGCATCCAATCGGTCGGACGGTGGTTTGGGGCAT CTAGATGTACCAGCAATGAAGAAATACATTCAATACTGCAAGGCTCGTTGCTCGCCGCGTctgtcggaagaagcggGTGAAGTCTTGACGAGTTCCTACGTAAAGATTAGGGATGATGTGCGTCGCCGGGCGATTGCCTCGTCCGGAAGATCGGATGGAAGAGACGGGGATACGCAATCGGCCATTCCAATCACTGTACGGCAGCTGGAAGCTTTAGTGCGTTTGTCTGAAAGCTTGGCGAAGATGCGACTGGACCCGCAAGTGCGGTCTGAAGACGTAACGGAGGCGTTGCGTCTATTTAAAGTAAGCACGATGGCAGCAAATGCGGTCGACCAAAATTTAGGGGAAACATCATATGCGTCGGTATCTGCCCCCAACCGTGAAGAAATGGAACGGACAGAGGCCTTTTTGCGTAGCCGTTTGAACGTTGGGAGCATGGTCAACAAGCAAAGGCTGGTGGAAGAAGGATCTGGTCAAGGATTCAATGCAATCTTGATCGCACGGGCATTATCCATTATGGCTAGCCGTGGTGAAGTATTGGAAAGAAATCAAGGTCGTTTGCTGAAGCGAGTCAAATAA
- a CDS encoding predicted protein, with translation MRTNPQGCGDSVKYRLRNHRHLIFIVCFAIVLAIVVLIGIVIPLSKNRQSALQFPTTDSIDTKEERPWSQQSLESSFPPNPLRDPTPSPFFFSESVLDSPSQVSAPSEDFSMYGSQPLSSVQLADQSSNPMSLPTGYKAAPSTGSPTPNQISELHLQQSTTMSSTPTPSTTTNKPTGNPTEPPARETTAAPSQKPSVVPTASVSEGETNTPATYVPGHLTRSENGLLLSEGLKSRILAQSGQRVPYGTGGQSSINFHGLPDFGAIYKDERPGNEGGWIYVSNSEVRLIKNKGGVGALTFDKHGNVMDYKMVLEGTTANCAGGKTPWNAWVSCEEHPSGLNWQVDPTGVREARPITLGMDGGLFETFAYDVRDRNEPHFFVTEDHFEGALRRFTPDSANWSDPWNILYGPGETEFLTLTPDSSGTAGQYGWTKNHETGKANAALHFQNAEGMDVYENELYFISKRFKSLFMLDLDTGTYTNQTTRHGLFDGGPDQLQRIVGDENELLYFTEDGGRDAGIHARNVKGQYFTILESPVYIDETSGLDFSPDATRMYVAYQKSGLLFEIRREDGLPFHGKTLNVKYHATSN, from the coding sequence ATGCGGACAAATCCTCAAGGATGTGGCGATTCCGTCAAATATCGGCTTCGGAACCATAGGCATCTAATTTTCATTGTGTGCTTTGCGATTGTGCTCGCGATTGTTGTGCTGATTGGTATTGTCATCCCTCTATCCAAAAACCGTCAATCCGCTTTACAATTTCCTACTACAGATTCAATTGACACGAAAGAAGAGCGTCCATGGTCACAGCAATCGCTAGAATCTTCGTTCCCCCCAAACCCACTTCGCGACCCCACCCCGTCGCCTTTTTTCTTCAGCGAGAGTGTGCTGGATTCACCTTCGCAAGTGAGTGCTCCTTCGGAAGATTTTTCAATGTATGGCTCCCAACCTCTTTCTTCAGTTCAGCTGGCGGACCAAAGTTCAAACCCGATGAGTTTACCCACTGGATACAAGGCGGCTCCCTCAACAGGAAGTCCCACACCCAATCAAATATCGGAACTTCATCTCCAGCAGAGCACAACTATGTCATCTACACCTACTCCTTCCACGACTACCAACAAGCCAACAGGAAATCCAACGGAGCCACCGGCAAGAGAAACTACAGCAGCACCGTCCCAGAAACCCAGCGTTGTTCCGACTGCTTCAGTTTCTGAAGGCGAAACGAACACCCCTGCTACATACGTCCCTGGGCATTTGACCAGATCTGAAAATGGTCTCCTGTTATCGGAAGGACTGAAGTCGCGTATTCTTGCCCAATCGGGACAGCGGGTTCCGTACGGAACTGGCGGCCAATCGAGCATCAACTTTCACGGTCTACCAGATTTCGGAGCAATCTACAAGGACGAGCGGCCGGGCAACGAAGGCGGTTGGATCTATGTGAGCAACTCGGAAGTCCGCCTTATCAAGAATAAGGGCGGCGTCGGTGCCTTGACTTTTGATAAGCACGGCAACGTCATGGACTACAAAATGGTATTGGAGGGCACCACTGCTAACTGTGCCGGTGGGAAGACCCCTTGGAATGCTTGGGTGTCCTGTGAAGAGCACCCAAGTGGCTTAAACTGGCAAGTCGATCCTACTGGGGTGCGGGAGGCCAGGCCTATCACGCTTGGAATGGATGGTGGTCTATTCGAGACGTTCGCATATGATgttcgagatcgcaacgaGCCACATTTCTTTGTCACGGAAGATCACTTTGAGGGTGCACTGCGTCGTTTCACTCCAGACAGTGCCAACTGGAGCGATCCGTGGAATATTTTGTACGGTCCTGGTGAAACAGAGTTTCTTACTCTGACTCCAGACTCCTCCGGTACGGCGGGGCAGTATGGGTGGACAAAGAACCATGAAACTGGCAAAGCCAACGCCGCCCTACACTTTCAGAACGCGGAAGGGATGGATGTGTATGAAAACGAGCTCTACTTTATTTCCAAGCGTTTCAAGTCGCTCTTCATGCTGGATCTTGACACGGGAACCTACACGAACCAAACGACGCGTCACGGATTGTTTGACGGCGGACCGGATCAGCTGCAGCGGATTGTAGGAGATGAAAATGAGTTGCTGTACTTCACGGAGGACGGCGGACGCGACGCTGGAATTCACGCCCGGAACGTCAAGGGCCAATACTTTACCATTTTGGAAAGTCCCGTGTACATAGACGAAACGAGCGGCCTTGATTTCTCCCCGGACGCGACACGCATGTACGTGGCGTACCAAAAGAGCGGCCTCTTGTTCGAGATTCGTCGCGAAGATGGGTTGCCGTTTCACGGGAAAACATTGAATGTCAAGTATCATGCGACGTCAAACTAA
- a CDS encoding predicted protein produces MGSIFSKSKPSHAGSSNQVIFDEYVNTDRFHDLAGKVIAITGTSENSLGYFISEIAIRKNAKKLLLLNRNSSSADKGRKKLEHLAKQVNSPTNVQWVVCNLMDFGSVRKAAKDITEIATQNDGLDVLVNNAGIMAHNDSRTAEGFDVQMHTNHLSHFLLTSLLYPSLETAACTRGEARIVSHSSSARFFPSKDLEEKYFVKSDAGSLGGDSVLKDMFGFGGPATRYHMSKLSNSCFAIALHHKLQARHSKVMSMAADPGVASSGLATSASSGDGALQGWLVNLLGSSAQSPADGCLPAAMCAFSPQALSGDLYKPRFGTSGAPLKSIEEASDVDRKAHERLTLTKANQENVWKWSEDALGIKFEV; encoded by the coding sequence ATGGGATCAATTTTTAGTAAAAGCAAACCCTCACATGCAGGCTCCTCGAATCAAGTGATTTTTGACGAGTACGTCAATACCGATCGCTTTCACGACCTTGCCGGGAAGGTAATTGCTATCACGGGAACTTCCGAGAATTCACTCGGCTATTTCATTAGCGAAATAGCAATTCGAAAGAACGCCAAGAAATTACTACTGCTAAATCGAAACTCTTCGTCGGCAGATAAAGGACGAAAAAAGCTGGAGCATTTGGCTAAGCAAGTTAATTCCCCAACAAATGTTCAATGGGTGGTGTGCAACCTCATGGACTTTGGCTCAGTCCGTAAAGCAGCAAAGGATATTACAGAGATTGCTACCCAAAATGACGGACTTGATGTTTTGGTCAACAATGCTGGCATAATGGCACACAATGATAGCCGAACTGCAGAAGGCTTTGACGTCCAAATGCACACAAATCACTTATCACACTTTCTTTTGACATCACTTTTGTATCCCTCACTAGAAACGGCTGCTTGCACACGTGGGGAAGCTAGAATTGTTTCGCATTCAAGTTCTGCACGATTCTTTCCAAGCAAGGATCTGGAAGAGAAATATTTCGTGAAGAGCGATGCTGGATCATTGGGCGGTGATAGCGTTTTGAAGGATATGTTCGGATTTGGCGGACCAGCTACGCGATATCATATGTCCAAGCTCAGCAATTCTTGTTTTGCCATTGCACTCCACCACAAGCTTCAAGCAAGACATAGTAAAGTCATGTCAATGGCTGCTGACCCTGGCGTGGCTTCCTCGGGGCTTGCCACATCCGCCAGCTCGGGAGACGGTGCACTACAGGGTTGGCTTGTAAATCTCCTGGGGAGCTCGGCACAGTCTCCTGCAGACGGTTGTCTTCCTGCTGCCATGTGTGCGTTCTCTCCACAAGCTCTGAGTGGCGATCTGTACAAGCCGAGATTTGGAACTAGTGGAGCACCCCTAAAGTCCATTGAGGAAGCATCCGACGTAGATCGGAAAGCCCATGAAAGATTGACGCTGACCAAAGCCAATCAGGAAAACGTATGGAAGTGGAGCGAAGACGCGCTAGGCATCAAGTTTGAAGTTTAA
- a CDS encoding predicted protein: MVFILAIAVPVAHRKRASTQQTNTFAIFGDTTPLDDGPAVSPANISVPVASPGVASVPSSQKPSVVPTASVSEGETNTPATYVPGHLTRSENGLLLSEGLKSRILAQSGQRVPYGTGGQSSINFHGLPDFGAIYKDERPGNEGGWIYVSNSEVRLIKNKGGVGALTFDKHGNVMDYKMVLEGTTANCAGGKTPWNAWVSCEEHPSGLNWQVDPTGVREARPITLGMDGGLFETFAYDVRDRNEPHFFVTEDHFEGALRRFTPDSANWSDPWNILYGPGETEFLTLTPDSSGTAGQYGWTKNHETGKANAALHFQNAEGMDVYENELYFISKRFKSLFMLDLDTGTYTNQTTRHGLFDGGPDQLQRIVGDENELLYFTEDGGRDAGIHARNVKGQYFTILESPVYIDETSGLDFSPDATRMYVAYQKSGLLFEIRREDGLPFHGKTLNVKYHATSN; encoded by the coding sequence ATGGTCTTCATTCTAGCAATAGCAGTTCCTGTAGCCCACCGTAAAAGAGCATCGACACAGCAAACAAACACTTTTGCCATTTTCGGAGACACAACACCACTTGATGACGGACCCGCCGTCTCGCCTGCCAACATCTCTGTTCCCGTTGCTTCTCCTGGTGTTGCATCGGTTCCATCATCCCAGAAACCCAGCGTTGTTCCGACTGCTTCAGTTTCTGAAGGCGAAACGAACACCCCTGCTACATACGTCCCTGGGCATTTGACCAGATCTGAAAATGGTCTCCTGTTATCGGAAGGACTGAAGTCGCGTATTCTTGCCCAATCGGGACAGCGGGTTCCGTACGGAACTGGCGGCCAATCGAGCATCAACTTTCACGGTCTACCAGATTTCGGAGCAATCTACAAGGACGAGCGGCCGGGCAACGAAGGCGGTTGGATCTATGTGAGCAACTCGGAAGTCCGCCTTATCAAGAATAAGGGCGGCGTCGGTGCCTTGACTTTTGATAAGCACGGCAACGTCATGGACTACAAAATGGTATTGGAGGGCACCACTGCTAACTGTGCCGGTGGGAAGACCCCTTGGAATGCTTGGGTGTCCTGTGAAGAGCACCCAAGTGGCTTAAACTGGCAAGTCGATCCTACTGGGGTGCGGGAGGCCAGGCCTATCACGCTTGGAATGGATGGTGGTCTATTCGAGACGTTCGCATATGATgttcgagatcgcaacgaGCCACATTTCTTTGTCACGGAAGATCACTTTGAGGGTGCACTGCGTCGTTTCACTCCAGACAGTGCCAACTGGAGCGATCCGTGGAATATTTTGTACGGTCCTGGTGAAACAGAGTTTCTTACTCTGACTCCAGACTCCTCCGGTACGGCGGGGCAGTATGGGTGGACAAAGAACCATGAAACTGGCAAAGCCAACGCCGCCCTACACTTTCAGAACGCGGAAGGGATGGATGTGTATGAAAACGAGCTCTACTTTATTTCCAAGCGTTTCAAGTCGCTCTTCATGCTGGATCTTGACACGGGAACCTACACGAACCAAACGACGCGTCACGGATTGTTTGACGGCGGACCGGATCAGCTGCAGCGGATTGTAGGAGATGAAAATGAGTTGCTGTACTTCACGGAGGACGGCGGACGCGACGCTGGAATTCACGCCCGGAACGTCAAGGGCCAATACTTTACCATTTTGGAAAGTCCCGTGTACATAGACGAAACGAGCGGCCTTGATTTCTCCCCGGACGCGACACGCATGTACGTGGCGTACCAAAAGAGCGGCCTCTTGTTCGAGATTCGTCGCGAAGATGGGTTGCCGTTTCACGGGAAAACATTGAATGTCAAGTATCATGCGACGTCAAACTAA
- a CDS encoding predicted protein — MLRLTRPLRVSAGSRLKRHEATNTAGLSHNCSTLPLERDDSGNSSLTDMKSSSQIPQRAMRPVMASVSTYMQHSSTNVALTTAGCWPLPPHPLVEAPSLQWQQRAVLPLFNTLVASQTLLSAGNEMRRPILNRLRNQEAISADSSRKLQKGPWLEYFASLGDTSLKEIPAELLETTDPETLSKGSTVSLPSTKTSLPRLERELRGHIDARRVGQAIEVFLRARHSQEKEYHQLNLKLVGRLFDLLCTRRRPFDAYRVLTHYRNLSTAPTNAVPKSETNFVRKYERLCSCLRYMNPTFHDAGSILKLARRVYADLKQMDEKCQRTCLPTFLSALGQQRSVPAGIMCLEIYKYMLVNKFDLKGSYFEHLLGFSKFFRQQDLPYADVLARSVAMGRIPPPAVALNVLENLFPYTDAGATHAALQSIIKLQSTALENGLPQYHLDIATMELISAASTKNGAHKNILLIWDLLDLISCKPSEGLYENTAIAFATDPNMYDDAFLVLAEMEEKGMIPSRALIRGLSFQFRPSEKLLGLACQRWTTLRTNGIGATLSGLNALISASAERGNVYRAFALLEEIPRSNLEADADTYSFAFEALGKSLFRKLPLTTNEPKLIASILEKADSLLTVMESQGLSPTHHIVREYVEVLCLAGKVDVATNVVLDLIASPGSVNSKTAYRVSMANVTAGNFDTARRFAADAGDHTNLILKKIAQEEAKASETKTEKSE, encoded by the exons ATGCTAAGACTGACTCGTCCACTCAGAGTAAGCGCGGGATCAAGGTTGAAAAGACATGAGGCTACGAATACCGCTGGACTGTCGCACAATTGTTCAACGTTGCCTCTCGAAAGAGACGATTCAGGAAACAGCAGCCTCACCGACATGAAGTCTTCCAGCCAAATACCGCAGAGAGCTATGAGGCCGGTGATGGCCTCTGTATCAACATACATGCAGCACAGCAGTACTAATGTGGCGTTGACTACAGCTGGATGCTGGCCTTTACCACCACATCCGCTGGTTGAGGCCCCTTCACtgcaatggcaacaacgGGCAGTGCTTCCTCTATTCAATACGTTGGTAGCTTCCCAAACATTGCTATCGGCTGGAAATGAGATGCGACGACCTATACTTAATAGACTACGAAATCAGGAAGCGATCAGCGCTGATTCCTCCCGGAAGCTTCAAAAGGGACCTTGGCTCGAATATTTTGCTAGTTTAGGTGACACGTCTCTGAAAGAAATTCCTGCTGAGCTTTTGGAAACTACCGATCCGGAGACACTTTCCAAAGGGTCCACTGTATCATTACCCTCGACGAAGACCAGTCTTCCTCGTCTAGAAAGGGAACTACGTGGACACATTGATGCCAGGCGCGTTGGGCAAGCAATAGAAGTCTTCCTCAGAGCCCGCCATTCTCAAGAGAAAGAATATCACCAGCTCAATCTAAAGCTAGTGGGACGACTCTTTGACCTTCTGTGCACTCGCCGAAGACCATTCGATGCCTACCGGGTTTTAACTCACTATCGAAATTTGTCTACGGCCCCTACAAACGCTGTGCCCAAATCAGAAACCAACTTTGTACGTAAGTACGAGCGCCTTTGTTCCTGCCTCCGCTACATGAACCCTACATTTCATGACGCTGGTTCGATCTTAAAACTCGCTCGTCGCGTATATGCGGATTTGAAACAGATGGACGAAAAATGTCAGAGAACTTGCTTGCCGACATTCCTATCCGCCCTTGGACAACAGCGATCGGTCCCCGCAGGCATCATGTGTCTTGAAATTTACAAGTACATGCTCGTCAATAAGTTTGATTTGAAGGGATCGTATTTTGAGCATTTATTGGGCTTTTCTAAATTCTTTCGACAGCAGGATTTGCCATACGCCGACGTGCTCGCACGGAGCGTGGCAATGGGACGCATACCGCCCCCAGCCGTGGCCTTGAATGTCCTTGAAAATTTGTTTCCGTACACTGACGCAGGCGCCACCCATGCGGCATTGCAATCAATCATCAAGCTGCAGTCCACTGCGCTGGAAAACGGTTTGCCACAGTATCATCTGGATATTGCCACGATGGAACTAATCAGTGCTGCGTCGACAAAGAATGGCGCTCACAAGAACATTCTGCTGATATGGGATTTGTTGGACTTGATCTCTTGCAAGCCGTCGGAAGGTCTGTACGAGAATACAGCAATTGCCTTTGCAACCGATCCAAACATGTACGACGACGCGTTTTTGGTGCTTGcggaaatggaagaaaaaggaatgaTCCCTTCGCGGGCATTGATTAGGGGATTATCCTTTCAATTTCG GCCATCGGAGAAGTTGCTAGGTTTGGCTTGTCAACGTTGGACGACCCTACGCACGAACGGGATCGGTGCGACTCTGTCTGGTCTCAATGCGTTAATATCGGCCAGCGCAGAGCGCGGCAACGTTTACCGAGCGTTTGCGCTGTTGGAAGAAATTCCTCGGAGCAATCTTGAGGCCGACGCGGACACTTACAGCTTTGCCTTTGAAGCGCTCGGCAAGAGCTTGTTTCGAAAGCTTCCACTTACTACGAACGAACCAAAATTGATTGCTTCAATTTTGGAGAAGGCCGACTCGCTGTTGACAGTCATGGAAAGTCAGGGCTTGTCGCCAACGCATCACATCGTACGGGAATATGTGGAGGTTCTCTGTTTGGCGGGTAAGGTTGACGTGGCCACGAACGTAGTTTTGGACCTGATTGCCAGTCCTGGTAGCGTGAATAGCAAAACAGCGTATCGAGTGTCAATGGCCAATGTTACGGCCGGAAATTTCGATACGGCCCGAAGGTTTGCGGCTGATGCTGGGGATCACACCAATTTGATCCTGAAGAAAATAGCACAGGAAGAAGCTAAGGCTTCCGAGACCAAGACAGAGAAAAGCGAATAG